tTTTAAGAGTGTGGATTAGAGTTTTCAACTTGTCATCATTATGATAACAACAATTGTGAAAAATGAAGCGAATAATTATCTTATCATATAGCCTATAATCcatttagattaaaaaaaaacagtgatatatatatatatatatatatatatatatattaatttttacgatgaaaatatttgtatattaaaactaaattttactctaaataattttaaaatacatTCTACACATTAATAATTGTTTAgtttgattatttattttttaacatattttttaatttataagttaatttaaaaataaataattaattatttgataaaattatttaaaagtaacttcaataatttaattattttattaaaatgtatttaaaaataatttattttcttaaaatgataaaaaatatatataattaagtatTATATAATAGgataaaattagtatttttaaaacttatagtataaaataattttaaaataattttatgatttattattttttaaattttaaaattaaattaaacgctattttatttataattttttactgtatatttaattaatttttaaaccaAATTAAACACTTtctaaatactttttttttttatcaaaatactAATATGTAGACAAAAAATTAGAAATGTGGAAAGGTATAGGAGAAGATGTGTGGCTGAGCAGTAGAGAATCCTCTCTCTCGAGTTAAAAACTTCCAAACTACAATGGTCACCACCTGTCATTCTTTCTCTAGCATTTACCGACCAGAAAAGCAAGAGAAAACCTACTCGTCCTTTTTTTCCCCTTCCAATTTCGCGAGAAAATCACTCGTATTTTTCCCGAGAAATTTATGATCCAAACCGAATGCTTCCCGATTCGATGACGTCCAAGCAATAATTCATCCTCTTTGCAGTACGATGAGGTCAGGCCTTGACCTCTTATTGAACCAAACTATTACATTTTCGATTCCAGACATTGATGGAAGGAGACCGAACCCTTTCTTCAGAGCCAGCAAACGGGAGCGAATCAGAGAAAGTGAAATTGATCGAATGGGAAGATTATGAGCAGGAAGTTGCGAGGTTGTGGAGCCTCTCCTCCGCCCTCAAAGAAGCTAAGGAAAAGAAGCTAAGTCTTCAGCAAAAGCTCAACTCTTTCATTCAGGTAGGGTTTTTTCTTTCTGGGTTTTTtgaaattggtttttttttttctattgggATTTACTGTCCATTCGGACTGTAGAAGTTGGCTCTGTTTGATTGCTTAGACGATGAAGGAGAAGAAATGAGGGTGAAAATTGTGCATTCTATTGTATTAGGGTTTTACCTATTACTAAAATATGTATAATGTATCTGTCTAGAGCTGCTATTTAGTGGGGATTTTCATGATTTTGTTTTCTAGCTTAACGAGTGGTAAGAAATGAAGAATCTATAATGCTTGCTTGATAAATTGGTGGAACAGTTGAATTTACATTTGTCTTACCTTCAATTTGAATTCTATTTGAAACATGAAAGTTTATAATAATTAGGCTGATAATAAATGAaaacataaatttaattaaaagaataaaTATGGAGGTGATTCCTTTGCTTTTTGGCGATGTCTTACCTGCTCTTTGTCCTCTTTTCTTCCTTTATGGATTTATTGGGCGTTAATTGATTAGCCCGCGGGTTAGCGGGCGGCAACATGGTGGGCAGGTTGAAGCCAAGTCATTAAGTCGATTGAATGAGCTTGAGGAGATGCGCCAGCGATTGGAAGCCAGAAAATTGGCAATGGAAAGCATATCGTTGAGTTCTAAGGTTTCAGCTGAGGATGCTAAAAAGGAAGAAGAGAGGCTTGGTGTGGAAGTCAAATCTCTGTTGGTTGCTGGTTCTTCTCTTTCCGTAGCTAGCAAGCAACTTCAGGTGATCTTATTTAGTGTGAATTTAGTTATCAAACATTGTGGAAAAATTAATTTGAGACTTACAAACATTGGCAATAGTTTTCAgctataaaaaaaattgaaagttttttctttttctcctaAATATCATTTGAAGTTCACTATATCTTGATTCTTATATGTTGTTGAATGGGATCCATAATACCTTATAAACTTTGAATGTGGAGCAGAAGTGtgtgtgttaggtgaatttagcAAACAAAATTTTTATTCTTACTCtaaaagtgtgtgtgtgtgtagggTGGTGATATTGCAAGAGTGATATTTGTTAGTGCTAGAGTGAGATATTCTGAGTTTATGTATTGACAAAGTCGTCCtcttattgaattaaattaaagcaATTTATTTGACTATCactaataatatttcattttatgGGTTCATCTTCATATAGGATAAACATAATAAATTAATTCTTATGGAACTCtctgataaaaaaaaatgtatatatatttcttttaaacTTCACGTTTTTTCACAAACTCTTCCTACCACATACCTATGGTATTTGCATCTTATGTTTGCATCATACACATGGGTATGTTTGTGCCACTGTCCGTCAATATACATCCATTTAATGCTATCTATGTTATTGCATATTTATGCTTTCTCAAGAAAACCTTTTGtgggttttaaattttttaaatatatatgttGCTAATATTGAACACTTGATCATGCCTATATTATAGGAATCAAAGAGGTCACTTTCTGGAGAGAGGGGTTATGGTCGTCTCAGAAACCTGCAGAAGAAGCTAAGAATGAGGCAGCAGTATATGATATCACAAATTTCATTGCTTTATCCAGTAAAGATATCAGCTGGACCTTCAGAGGAGCAAGAGCTTGAATCATTTCCAAGCACTAGTAAATCAGGTAACATGATAGTGAGTTATGAACGAATGAAAATTCTAAGTGTCTGAGCTAAAATGCCAAAAGAAGTTAATGTTCCAGGCAATGATTAAGATTCTTTTCTCTGTTAGTTTTTACAAGCTATGGTATCTTCCTGCATTTTGAATCGTTCAGATATCATGTGGATATGTCCAGTTGGATCAGCTATTAGTTGTAATTTTCAAGGTGTTGTAGAAGAGGTTTCGTCTTCATGCGTTATGTTCTGCTGAATGTCTTAAATTTTGCCAACCACatcattatttatatatttttcctATAATATCAACAAGTACGTAGGTATTTTTGAGCATTGCAATTAACTTTATGAGTTCCTTTTTCCTTCTTTAGTTTTTCTAGAGTAACTCTTTGTTTGGGGGCCTTTAACAATGAGCTAAATTAACTAGGTATGCATGACTACCGAGAAATTGTCTTAGAGTATAATCATCTTCCATTGCATTAATCTTGGTTtggcctttttctttttttcctcccTTCTTTCTGTTTGTGTGGTTTTGCTGCCATGCTATTTTCATAGTATGTGGCGCTATGTGATTTGTGTTTTAACTGAACAATTATTTACCCTGGTAATTATTCTATGATTGTGACTTTCAATACATTGTGAAACCTAGATCTTAAATTTCTTCCTTCAGTCGTTTACTTGTTTCTTTATTTTCATTTCCATGTCTCTCTACCAGGGATCTACACTGGATCTAAACCAACCAATGAAGGATCTTTGACAGTTTTAGGTCTGCATTTGACTATGCTTCCTTTCACAAAGATGAGTTTTTTTACCGACAAGAAGGAAGTCCAGAAGTCTGCAACTGCCCTGGGATATGTTGCACATGTGTGTTCTTCTTTTTCCTCAACATAGTACAATCAGTTTCTGCATCTTTGCCAAtattattctgttgcacacttcATTGATTTTTCATACTTACGAATTCTGTCACCAATGCATTTCTGAATTTATTTTCAGACAACAAAGCATGTGATGGTTGTGTTTTTATTTATGCAAAAGAGAGCATATTTTTCTTGTTGCAATGTGGCATATGCTTGCTGTTCAggcaaaatttttaagtgagtttACCTAGTCCAATAATTTAAGTTGCGCTTGGTTTTTGCAGGCTGTTTCACTCGTTTCTTCCTACTTAGAAGTTCCTTTGCGTTATCCTGTGCGCTTGGGTGGTTCTCGATCTTTTATTAATGACTACGCACCTTCTGTGGAGCCTACATCATCTGACCTTTTATTGAGTTCATCATCCAATGTGAATACGAAGGCAGTTGAATTTCCCCTCTTTTTGGAAGGTCAAGAAACAACACGAGCAGCTTATGCTGTTTTTCTGTTAAACAAGGTAACATCGGTGATATGAATCCTAAGTTCGCATCAATTGGTCTCTGACTCTTTCCCTATCTACTTTAGAGCTGGATTTCAGGGACTGCatcttatattattttaatattcttaaCTCTGCCCCAAAATATTGGTTTATGTCTGgctcttcattaattttgttttgtCTTGTTCTGTTTGGCAATTTTTCTGGATAATGATATTCTTATTTGAGGAATCCTCTACTAGATGATGGTGGTGATCTGTTCTCGGAACTCCAACATCTCTTCTTTGCTTCCCACCATTTTTTACATGTTTCACTTTTCGAGTTCAACTTTTTggtgaatcacagaatttagggGTTGGGGGCTGAGAAGGAGGTATGGTAGCACGTCTTGCAAGCCTCTTAAAATAGGAGAATTATCTGTTAACTGATGCTGTTTTGATAAAATTCTTGCAGAATATAGGTGCATTAGTATAATATTTTAAGTTACAGTTAGCTTCTCTAGTTTTGTTTTTGTGAGTTGGCTTTTCTTAATGTTGTTA
The Hevea brasiliensis isolate MT/VB/25A 57/8 chromosome 15, ASM3005281v1, whole genome shotgun sequence genome window above contains:
- the LOC110636201 gene encoding vacuolar protein sorting 38 isoform X1, giving the protein MEGDRTLSSEPANGSESEKVKLIEWEDYEQEVARLWSLSSALKEAKEKKLSLQQKLNSFIQVEAKSLSRLNELEEMRQRLEARKLAMESISLSSKVSAEDAKKEEERLGVEVKSLLVAGSSLSVASKQLQESKRSLSGERGYGRLRNLQKKLRMRQQYMISQISLLYPVKISAGPSEEQELESFPSTSKSGIYTGSKPTNEGSLTVLGLHLTMLPFTKMSFFTDKKEVQKSATALGYVAHAVSLVSSYLEVPLRYPVRLGGSRSFINDYAPSVEPTSSDLLLSSSSNVNTKAVEFPLFLEGQETTRAAYAVFLLNKDLEQLLNFIGVKSLGPRHVLANLKELTRTIQSAEFLET
- the LOC110636201 gene encoding vacuolar protein sorting 38 isoform X2 is translated as MRQRLEARKLAMESISLSSKVSAEDAKKEEERLGVEVKSLLVAGSSLSVASKQLQESKRSLSGERGYGRLRNLQKKLRMRQQYMISQISLLYPVKISAGPSEEQELESFPSTSKSGIYTGSKPTNEGSLTVLGLHLTMLPFTKMSFFTDKKEVQKSATALGYVAHAVSLVSSYLEVPLRYPVRLGGSRSFINDYAPSVEPTSSDLLLSSSSNVNTKAVEFPLFLEGQETTRAAYAVFLLNKDLEQLLNFIGVKSLGPRHVLANLKELTRTIQSAEFLET